The Acidobacteriota bacterium DNA window CACAAAGCCGTTGTCGCTCTCCGCTTCGAGCAGATAAAACGCCAGTGGAGCCAGTGACTGAGTCGTCCGCACCAAAATTGCGCCAGCGGGAAAGGTGAGCGTTTCCGGCTTCGCGCTGCCTTTCAGCGTGATTTGCTGGTGGCCCTGGAAGGCGCGGCCCACTTTGTTGACCTGCTCAATGGCGAAGCTTTCGACTTCGGCGGTCAGCGGTTCGGTCAGCTCTTCGACGGCGATGCCGTGGGCGAGCAGTTTGGCGAGGATGGTTTGCAGGCCCGCTTCGTTGCGGAACAGATAGGCGCGCGGGACGGCGGCGCTTTTGGTCGCGGCAAACAAACCGTAATCGAGCATCGGCGTCGGCGTGACTTTGTCTTCGAGCATCGCGGTCATGTCTTTGCCGTTGCGCGGATTCTTTTTCTTTTCGACTGCGCCAACCAGGATGTTGACGGGTTTGTCGAGCGCCTTGATTTCAAAGGCGACACCCTGTTGGCCCAGCTTGCCGCGCACGGCGTCATCGTCGGCGCGTTTGGTCAGCGCGGCGATTTCGGCGGCGTGCAACGCGGAGTATTTGAAAATCTCTTCGACAAAGGCTTCGGTCACGGCGATGCGGCCTTTGAAATCGAGGTAGCTGTATGCTTCAGACAGGATCGTCATGCGATTGCGCAACCCCGCGTAGTTGTTACCGAACATCGGGCGATGATCGAAGGTGCGCCAGACTTTGGTATCGGTCGCTTGGGTGGACGGTTGCGCCTCACGGCCCGCGCGTTGAATTTCAAAGTTGTCCAACTCGCGGTTCAGCCGCTCTTTCGTCGCAAAGTTGCCGTAATAGTAAGTGCGAAACTTGTGCTGCCGTAGCAGCGTGCGCGTGATCGCGGGCAGCATTTTGTTGCGCTCAAACGCAATCAGCCGCGCGTCGGCATTCGGGTTGAGCATCGGCGAATAGGTCAAATGATAACCGTGATAAGAACCGTTCGTGGTGTGCAAGTCTACGATCAAGTGCGGGTCCCAGCGGTTAAAGAGGCCAACCAGCGCGTTGGCTTCGGGCGTTTCCAGCTTCATGTAATCGCGGTTGAGGTCAAAGCTTTTGGCGTTTTCGCGCGTGCCGACGCCACCGATGGGACCATTCTGGGCGGTACGATTAGTGGGCGCGATTTTCTCGTTACCGTCGGCGTTGTAAATCGGCGCAATCAGGATGACCAGGCTGTTGAGCAAGGTCTTCAAATCGCCGAAGGCAAGGCGGCGCGACAGATGCAACATCGCCTCTTTGCCTTCGACTTCACCGGCGTGGATGTTGGCTTGGACGAAAACAACAGTCTTGCCGGATGCGCGGGCGTCGCGGGGTTGCGCGATGGGCGGATCGGCAAAAATCAGCAATGGCAGATCGCGGCCTTCTTCAGATTTGCCGAAGGATTCGACGCGCAAATTGGGCGTGCGTTTTTGCAATTCGCCGATGACGCGCATGACGTCTTCGTAGCGGCTGGTTTCTTCGTAATTGGTCAGTTCGGCGCGCGATTTCAGTTTGTCGTCTTGAATCTTGGGCATAGCTTGAATGAGCAGAGCGTTGAAAGAGAGCAGGCAGGCAAGTGCAAAAGCCTTTTTCATGGGGGCGAATCTCCAGGAATTGATAAAGAAGATTAGCCACAGAGGCACAGAGGCACAGAGGCACAGAGGCACAGAGGCACAGAGGCAGATGTTGGTATTTCCAATCTCGTTTTTTCTCAGTGCCTCAGTGCCTCTGTGGCTAATCTTCTTTGCTTTTCATCAAGAAGTCATTACGTAAATTTTGTAGCACCAACTCAATAGATAAATCACGAGCAGCGCATAGATGGTGCGATTGGTTGCGCGCGCGTGCAGCAACTGCTCCCACACGACGCGGCGATAGAGCAAATAGAACGCCAGCGGAATGCTCAGCGCCGTCAGGCAAAAAGCCAGAAAACCGAAGGGTTGCGCGACAAAGGAATGCAGCCATTGCCAGTGCGCCGCGTAAGCAAAGCTGGTCGTCAAGCCGCAACTCGGACAGGGAATTCCAGTCAGCGTCAAAAACGTGCAGGCGGGCAGGCCCAATTGTTCGTGCGTGCCGAAGCCGCGTGCGGATGGATGCAGATAGCGCGCAAGACCAAGTGTGGCAGTGGCGATGGCAATGACCACGCCATACTGGATTTGATCGGCGCGTGAGAACGGGCGCGCGGGCACGGCCTGCCACACGCAATCGAAAGGCAGCGAATTGACAGAGTGCGTTTCATTCATCCGTGAAAGACGCTCATCATGCCCGCGAAACCGATCAGCACGCCATAGAGCACGCCGATGCCGCAATAAATAATCGTCACCGCGATACCGCCGTAAAAGCCAAACTTCGCCAGCGTCTCACCTGCCCGTGGCGCTTGCCCGGCGCGGATGGCGTCGAGTTCCTGCTTGCCCAGAATCAGCGCGGGGATGCTCAGAAACGGGCCGCAGCCAATAAAGAAGCCCGCCAGCATCAGCACCAACGAAGCAATCGCGCGCCCGCTCGCCCCTGGCGGTTGTCCGCTGCTGGCGTAACTTTGCTGCAAGTTGGGCGCGGCGGCTGGATAACCTGATAACGGCGCTGGTTGCGCGCTTGGCCCTTGATAACCCGGATAAGGCAAATCTGCCGGCGGCTTTTGCGCCGAAGCTTGCCAGGGGTTGGGTGCGGCGGGCGGCGGCTGTCCGGCAGTTTGGGTGAAAGCGTGCGCGCAGTTACGGCAGAAGCGGGCATCGGCGGCGTTTTGGGTGCCACAGCGCGGGCAAAACATGGACGGATTCCTCCTGATTCGTAATTACAGGTGCCGGACTGCAAAGAAATAAAATCGCGCGCCGGTTCAATTGGTTTCGCGCCGCACATTGACGGCGGTCGCTTCTCCCAAATGCGCGGTCGTGTGTTCGGTTACGCTGGCCTGTGCATTTGCGGCGGGCAATTGCGCCACTTTGGCCGTATCAACAGCGCCAAATAATGGCTGTGGTTGCGGCGGCGCCAGCGGTTGGGCCAACGGTTGGGCCAACGGTTGGGCCAACCGTTGGGGTGGTTCTGCCTGCTCACGTTTCAATTCGACGATTCGCTTGCTTAGATAAACGCCATTGAAAATGAATCCCAGCCCGATGAACAACGGAATCAAACCAACTGCCCAGAGGCTGCGCAGGATTTCGGCTTGTGGCCCGCCCACGTTATTAGCCACGGCATCGAATAAAAAGCTGAAGAAAATGGTCAGCGCCAGACCTACGCTGCTGGTGATAACGCCGCCTTTGATCTCATCAATGCGTTTCTCTTCGGGCGTCTTTTTGCGTTTGCTGCGTTGCTCTTCCAACGCTTCTTCTTTCCAAACATCATTCCAGTCCATGCTGGCGCCGCCGCGCGACATCACGCCCTGAATGCGGCGCAAATTGATGCCGCACTGTTTGCAATACTTGATGCCTTGATCGGCCTGCGCACCGCATTGGGGACAAAACATAGCGTTTACTCCATTTTCCAGTTCGTCTTTTGTGCTGCCTGTTGGTTGGGCAAATGCCGCGTGTCATCTTCTGTGACACTGGGCGCGAAGTTGCTGACCGGCACAGCCCCATTGTTCGTCCGCCGCACGGGTTCCAATTCATCTGTGCGCGTGCCAGGCGGCAGCGCCGAGAACACCGGTTTAGGAGTTTGATTAAGCTGGGCCGTATTGGATGTGGGCGCAGGCGTCGGTATGAATTCAGGCTGTGGCGCAGGCACCGTATACGCACCGTGGTTGGTAGTATTCACCAGATGCCGCCAACTCAGCACTTTGGACAAGCCAATCGCAAACAGCAACAGCCCCACAAACCCAAAGAAGCCGAGGCCGGAATGTCCGAACGAGAGAATGAACTTGAGAATGTTGTAGGCCAAAAACGCGCCCCCGACCAGCAACATCTTCATCCCTTTGGCATACTCGCGTTGCCGCTCCAATTCGTAAGAGATGTTGGGATGCGGCAAATAAGGTTGGTGGTGTGGCAAGTGCCCAGTGGGCGTAATTCCCGGCGGAGCAGGATTCACAGGTAAAGCGCCTTGCAACGATTGCGACACGGCGGCCAGATTGGTGCCGCAGACGGTGCAAAAACGCCGCTCTCCCTGATTCAATCCACATTTCGGACAGAACATCCGGCCTCCTGAAGCTTCCCCACGTTCGACTTAGAAATTAGGTCTCATGCGCGATTGGCAATTCAGTATAACAACGCCCACGAAGCGCGCCAACTTGTTTGAATTTCAGGTGAGAGAAACGCCGACGGCGGGAAAAAAGTTGCGGCGGGAAGGAAAGGACAAAGGGTGGGGAAAGGGGTGACGGAGCGAAAGATGTCGCTCCGTCACCCCCCTTTCATCGTCGCACCATCTCAATGACGGCGAAACACATTCAACAGCCGTCGCGCGCTGCCTTGAAACAGCGACATCCCAGCCATGTAGCCGTACCCGATCAGAAACAACATCAGGAAAGGCACGGTCGCGTAGATATGACTGCGCAGCGCGTACCAAACGGCCACGACGAAATAGAGCGCGAAGGACAATTCCAAGATGGGCAGCCAGCCTTTCTTGCGCCGGTATTTGCTGGCGACGTTCAACCAGTTGTCGTTGCTCTTTTCGACCTTATATTTGGGCGTGCGCACGAAGCTGGATTGAATGCGGAACAACGCTTCGAGCACAGCGCGCGTATTCGAGAAGACCAGCCCAATGCCCATCGCCATCGCCAGTGGGATTAGCGCAAACCGCCACTTCTCTTTCGGATGCAAATAGAGAATCGTCGTGCCGTAAAAACTCACTACTGAAAACGTCGCCAGCGTCAGCAGCGGCAGATCGAGCAGCAGCAGATGAAACATGCCCTGGTTGAACCGCGCGATCAGCACCGGGATATGCAGAATGCTGAGCGCAATCATCAGCGGCGCGGCGCAATTGCCGAACAGGCGGAAGAACAACTCCAGCTTTTGTTGCCGCGTCAATTGCGGATGCTTCAACAAACGCGGCATCAGCTTCAGCCCGACTTGCACCAGGCCCTTGGCCCAACGGCGCTGCTGCGCTTTGAAGGCGTTCATCTCGACCGGCAATTCCGCCGGCACGTCATCGTCAACCAGATAAACAAACTTCCAGCCCATCAACTGCGCGCGGAAGCTGAGGTCGGTGTCTTCGGTCAACGTATCGTGCTGCCAGCCGCCCGACCATTCGATGGCCTGTTTGCGCCACATCCCGGCGGTGCCGTTGAAGTTGAAGAACGCGCCGGTGCGATTGCGCGAGGTCTGTTCGACGACGAAATGACCGTCGAGCATCAACTCCTGAATGCGCGTGAGCAGCGAGAAGTTCGCGTTGATGTGGCCCCAGCGCATCTGCGCCATGCCGACTTTCTCGTCGCTGAAATAATCCACCATCCGGCGCAAGCAATCGGGCCGGGGCACGAAATCGGCGTCGAACACGGCGACCAATTCACCCTTTGCGCTTTTCAAGCCATTCTCCAACGCGCCCGCTTTGAAGCCGGTGCGGTCGTCGCGGTGAATGTAGTGAATGTCCAGGCCGCGCGCTTTGTATTCGTTGACGACGGCCTCGGCGATCTTGACCGTCTCGTCGGTCGAATCGTCGAGCACTTGAATGTCTAGCAGGTGGCGCGGGTAATCCAAGGCGGCGACGGCCCCGACCAGCCGTTCGACCACGTACATTTCGTTGAAGAGCGGCAACTGCACGGTGATGCGCGGCAACTCGCTTTCGGCAAAACTGCGCTGGGGATGCGGGCGAATGTTTCGGTAGCGCCAGAATTGATAAACCATCCGCACGCGGTACAGGCCGAGGATCGCCAGCAGCGTCAGGATGATGAAATAGAGAATGATGATCGTCCAATCAAAGCCATCGAGCGAATAGAGAGAACTGATGTTATCCGTCCCATTGCGCATAATCGGATCGGCCAGCCGTTGCAGTTCATCCTTCACCGCCTCTTTGGTGGGAGCAACTTGTAAGAAGAAAGGGACAATGTGCATATATTTTGATAATCGAATGAGTGCGTGATGAAATGCCGCCCGCCTCGGCAGACGTTTTGACAACAGGCGAGCATGTTAGCCGGGCGCACTGGGCTGTCAATGCGTCCGGCTGTGCGACAAGGCTGCCAGCTTGTCGGGGCGTCGCGGTGAAACCTATTGGTTCGTCAGCCGAGACTCCGACAAGCTGGCAGCCTTGTCGCACAGCTAACCAATCTCAGTCTGAATCACGGCAGCAACGGCTTCAGCGTGCCGTTGCACCACATCTGCATCCGCCGCCTCGACCATCACGCGCACCAGGTTTTCGGTACCCGAATAGCGCACGAGCAAGCGCCCGTTATCGCCCAACGCCTGATTGACCGCGTCCATCGCCGCTTTGATGGACGGCACGGTGTCGAGTTTCGGCTTGCTGGTGACGCGCACGTTGATCGTCTTTTGCGGGAAGCGCGTGAAGCCGCCCGCCAGCGTGCCCAGCGATTTGCCGGTGGCCTGGATGACGCGCAGCACTTCGAGCGCGCTGAGCATGCCGTCGCCCGCCAGCGAGAGTTCGGGAAAGATCAGATGGCCGGATTGTTCGCCGCCGAGGCTGCCGCCGTTGGTCAGCAACTCTTCGAGCACGTATTTATCGCCAACGCTGGTACGCACCAATTCAATGCCGCGCGCGCGCAGGGCGACTTCCAATCCCAGATTGCTCATGACGGTCGCGACGACGCGGTTCCCTGCCAGCTTGTCTTGCGCGTGCAGATATTCGGCCACGATAAACAGCATTTGATCGCCATCCACCAGTTGGCCGTGTTCATCCACCAACAGCAAGCGGTCGGCATCGCCATCAAAGGCCAGCCCTAAAGCCGCGCCCGCCTCTTTGACGCGCGCTTGCAGCGTTTCGGGATGGAGCGAGCCGCAAGCGAGATTGATGTTGCGTCCATTCGGTTCGGCGTTGATCGCCAGCACCTCAGCGCCCAGCGCGGTGAATAAACGCGGCGCTAATTCTGACGAAGCGCCATTGGCGCAATCCACGACCAGTTTCATGCCGTGCAAGGCGACACTCGCGCCGAATTCTTCGCGCAGAAAGGCCAAGTACTGTTCGCGCAATTGCGGTTCGGTTTCGATGATCGCGAGCGGCATGACCGGGAAACTTGCCGCGTCGGCTTTCAAATCGCGTTCGATGGCCTGTTCGGTCGCATCGTCCAGCTTGCGGCCCGTGGGTGCGAAGACCTTGATCCCGTTGTCTTGATAAGGATTGTGCGAGGCCGAGATGACGACGCCGGCGTCGGCGTTGAGCACGCGCGTCAGATAGGCCACGCCCGGCGTCGTGATGACGCCCGCCGCCCGCACGCTGCCACCCGCCGCCGCGATGCCGCGCCCGATGGCGGCTTCGATCCAATCACCAGATTCGCGCGTGTCGCGGCCAATCACGAGTTGCGGCGCACGCCCGTGTAGCGCGCGTAATTCACTGGCAAGCGAATACCCGATGCGTTCGACTGTTGGCGCGTCCAGCGGGAACTGTCCCGCGACGCCACGAATTCCATCCGTCCCAAAAAATTCACCCATCATGCTTCCCTGACGCGGCACGGCAACAGAGGCGCTGCCGTTAGCGTTTCACCTTTACTTCAGTTGGATTGATGCTTTTGATTTCGATTTGCCGGGCCAGCCCATCGGGCAGCCGCACACGCGGCGGCGCGGACTCGGCATTGGCGGGCAAAGTATTAAGATTGAGTTCGACCTTTAGCTCATCCGCGCGCAATGCTTCGAGTTCGGCGCGCGGGCCGAGCAAAACCACTTCGACCGTCTTCGTGAGCAACCGCGTGTTATGCGGCGCACCAATTAATTGCACCGGCAAATTGGCGAACAGTCGCGAAGCGCGGCGTTCGCCAATTTCCAGGGCGAGGGTCACCGCCGTGCGATTGGTGACACGCAACGCAGGCTGCGGCACCTCGACCTCCACGGTTGCGCTGAAGCTTTGCCGACGCCCTTTGAGGCTGACACTTTCGGTCTTGACCTGCTTCACCGCGTCGAGCAGGGATTGCGGTCCCATAATTTCCACTTCGTTCGGGGTGGCCGTGATGCGATAAAGTTCGACCCCCTCTTCCAGCCCGCCGATAAGCTGCGGCTCGACTTTGACTGATTTTTTGGTGATGGGTTCCAGCCGGAATTTGATGCTGGCGGGTTCGATCTGCAATACCTCAACGCCGTCGGGTGCCACGACATCTTTTAGCTTGAGTTGCACCACGCGCTCACCCGGCTCTTTATTCGCCAGGTTGGCGAGCACCGAGAGTTGATTGGGCAGCAGGCCGCGCACCTGGTCGCGGGGGCCGCGCAATCGCAGGCTGACGGTTTGCGGCGCGCTGTCGCCTAACAGTTCGACACCCTGGCTCAAACCGGTAAATTCAACCGGCACCCCCACCACGCGGACTTCGCTCAACGGTTGCCGGGCAATCAGATAAAGCAACGCGGCCAGCGCCAAAGCAATCGCTTTCAAGCCCAGACCTTTCCATTCTGCTTCTGACAGATGAGTTAGGCGCTGATACAGGCGCAGTGGATTGAGCCATTGCAGGAAGTTCGCTTTCATCGTGCGTTAGCCCTCCTGCACCCGGCCTGCTTTGCCACGGCTTGACGCGATGATCTCGTCCAGTTCGCGCTGGCGTTCACGCTCTTCTTCTTCCTGGGCGGCGGTTTCGGCTTCGGTACGCCAGGGTTCCATCGCGCTTTGAATCATGCGGCGCAATTTCGGGCCATCCAGATTGCGGTACAACTTGCCATCCATCACGAACGAAATCGCGCCCGTCTCTTCAGACACGACCACGGCGAAAGCATCGCTGTCTTCGGTCACACCGATGGCCGCTCGATGGCGAGTGCCCAACTCGCGCGAGACCAACGGATTTTGCGTCAAAGGAAGAAAACAGGAAGCCGCCGCCACACGGCCATTGCTGATAATCGCGGCCCCGTCGTGCAGTGGCGTATGAGTGTTGAAAATCGTCACCAGCAAATCATAAGTAAGCCGCGCATCCAGTTTGATGCCGCCTTCGATGAAGGAGCGCAAACCCACATCCCGCTCAAACACCATCAGCGCCCCGATCTTTTCGGAGGAAAGCGTATTCGCCACCAGCACGACTTCGTCATACCATTCGTCGCCGAAGGTGTTCACGCGCTTTTTGGTGCGCACCATCGGGAAGCGAATGTTCTTGCCCAAGTGAGTCAGCGCGGCGCGAATCTCGTGTTGGAAAAGCACAATCACCGCGAAGCCCAAATAGAATGTCGCCGTGCGTAAGAGCATCTGCACCGTCGTCAATCCAAGCTGATTGGACAATTCATAGAGCGCCCCGACCAAACCCAAACCAACGACCATTTGCACCGCGCGCGTCCCGTGCACCAGGCGTAACAATTCGTAAATCAGCACGGCCACAATCAGGATGTCCAGCACGTCGCGGATCGGCCACGCCTGCCAAAACCCCGCTAATTGTACCCAGATGCCATGCATGTAATTTTCCGTGTTGCCTATCCCAATGAAAACTTGAGTGCGCCCCGCCAACCTTACATTCGGCAGATAAACCCGCATTTGCCCGACCCTGTAACTGGATCAAGCCGTAAGGGAAATGGATTACTCTGACGAACAGCGAAGAGGGAGTGTGCCCTAACAGGCTCATTCTGCGTCACCAGCGCGGGCGCAGTGTAGCATAAGCGCCCAAAACGCCGCGACGCGATTTTTGGCGGGGGCTGAGCAACCAAATCAACCCAAATACCCGGCAACATTACGCAAAAGAGCACGGAGTTCAGGCTTCAGGCTGTGTTCGGATTGCCCAACATAGCCTGAAGCCTGGACTCCGTGCTCTTGCTTAACGTTTGCGTGTCTGTCTCGTAGCCGTTACTTCACGCGCACCTGCACCGTATTGGCCGCCCGGCCATCCGCCGTCAGCACCAAATCAACCACCCCGCGCCCAATCAGCGTGCGCGGCAACCGCAAGTTCGCTTGATCCAAGCCCACCAAGCCGCCTTGCGGCCCGGCGAACAGCACTTCCGACGCTTCCCCGCCGATGCGGCAGGTCACCGCGTTGGCCGCTGCCCCCCGGAAGCCTGTGCCGAACAACACCAGAATGACCTGATCCCCTTCCGGCCCCAAGTCAATCTCACGTGGCACTTGTCGTCCGCCTTCCGTTTGCGACAGCAATTCCAGACTCTGGCTGCCATCGGCTTTGGCGCGAAAGACCACGCCCGCCGGGACGCCCTGCCCATTGGCGTTCGCTGTGAACCAGCCCGGCGCGGCACTGACGATGTTGATCGTCCCTTGTGAAATGGTGCCATCGCCACTCGTCACCGTGACTGTCGCCGCGCCATTCGCCGTGCCCGGTGGAATCAAATAGTTGATCTGTTGCGGCGCGACAAAAAACAACGGGGCTTCGCGTTCGACACCCGCGCTGTCTTTGACCTTGATCACGCTGCCGGCGAGTTTGGTCGGCAGCGGCACACTGGTGGCGACTTCGACGCCGGTGCCCAGGCTTTCGCCAAAGGCCGCCGCGATGGAGTCACTGCCAAAGGCCGTGGCCGAAAAACTCGCCGCCGACACTGTCGCCACGGCTTTGACCGTGCTGGGGGTGAGCGCCAGTTTCCAGATGCCGCGGCCATGTGTGGCAATGACCAGATTCTTCGTTGCCTCGTGGTAACGCACAGTGAACACCGCGATGCGGGGCAGTCCCGTGCCCAGCCGCACCCAGTTCGCGCCGCCATTCGTGGTTTGAAACACGCCGATGTCGGTGCCGAGGTAATACGTGTTCGCCTGATTCGGATCCACCGCCA harbors:
- a CDS encoding zinc ribbon domain-containing protein, with product MFCPQCGAQADQGIKYCKQCGINLRRIQGVMSRGGASMDWNDVWKEEALEEQRSKRKKTPEEKRIDEIKGGVITSSVGLALTIFFSFLFDAVANNVGGPQAEILRSLWAVGLIPLFIGLGFIFNGVYLSKRIVELKREQAEPPQRLAQPLAQPLAQPLAPPQPQPLFGAVDTAKVAQLPAANAQASVTEHTTAHLGEATAVNVRRETN
- a CDS encoding TIGR00159 family protein — protein: MHGIWVQLAGFWQAWPIRDVLDILIVAVLIYELLRLVHGTRAVQMVVGLGLVGALYELSNQLGLTTVQMLLRTATFYLGFAVIVLFQHEIRAALTHLGKNIRFPMVRTKKRVNTFGDEWYDEVVLVANTLSSEKIGALMVFERDVGLRSFIEGGIKLDARLTYDLLVTIFNTHTPLHDGAAIISNGRVAAASCFLPLTQNPLVSRELGTRHRAAIGVTEDSDAFAVVVSEETGAISFVMDGKLYRNLDGPKLRRMIQSAMEPWRTEAETAAQEEEERERQRELDEIIASSRGKAGRVQEG
- a CDS encoding glycosyltransferase; its protein translation is MRNGTDNISSLYSLDGFDWTIIILYFIILTLLAILGLYRVRMVYQFWRYRNIRPHPQRSFAESELPRITVQLPLFNEMYVVERLVGAVAALDYPRHLLDIQVLDDSTDETVKIAEAVVNEYKARGLDIHYIHRDDRTGFKAGALENGLKSAKGELVAVFDADFVPRPDCLRRMVDYFSDEKVGMAQMRWGHINANFSLLTRIQELMLDGHFVVEQTSRNRTGAFFNFNGTAGMWRKQAIEWSGGWQHDTLTEDTDLSFRAQLMGWKFVYLVDDDVPAELPVEMNAFKAQQRRWAKGLVQVGLKLMPRLLKHPQLTRQQKLELFFRLFGNCAAPLMIALSILHIPVLIARFNQGMFHLLLLDLPLLTLATFSVVSFYGTTILYLHPKEKWRFALIPLAMAMGIGLVFSNTRAVLEALFRIQSSFVRTPKYKVEKSNDNWLNVASKYRRKKGWLPILELSFALYFVVAVWYALRSHIYATVPFLMLFLIGYGYMAGMSLFQGSARRLLNVFRRH
- a CDS encoding zinc-ribbon domain-containing protein, which gives rise to MFCPRCGTQNAADARFCRNCAHAFTQTAGQPPPAAPNPWQASAQKPPADLPYPGYQGPSAQPAPLSGYPAAAPNLQQSYASSGQPPGASGRAIASLVLMLAGFFIGCGPFLSIPALILGKQELDAIRAGQAPRAGETLAKFGFYGGIAVTIIYCGIGVLYGVLIGFAGMMSVFHG
- a CDS encoding M14 family metallopeptidase, which translates into the protein MKKAFALACLLSFNALLIQAMPKIQDDKLKSRAELTNYEETSRYEDVMRVIGELQKRTPNLRVESFGKSEEGRDLPLLIFADPPIAQPRDARASGKTVVFVQANIHAGEVEGKEAMLHLSRRLAFGDLKTLLNSLVILIAPIYNADGNEKIAPTNRTAQNGPIGGVGTRENAKSFDLNRDYMKLETPEANALVGLFNRWDPHLIVDLHTTNGSYHGYHLTYSPMLNPNADARLIAFERNKMLPAITRTLLRQHKFRTYYYGNFATKERLNRELDNFEIQRAGREAQPSTQATDTKVWRTFDHRPMFGNNYAGLRNRMTILSEAYSYLDFKGRIAVTEAFVEEIFKYSALHAAEIAALTKRADDDAVRGKLGQQGVAFEIKALDKPVNILVGAVEKKKNPRNGKDMTAMLEDKVTPTPMLDYGLFAATKSAAVPRAYLFRNEAGLQTILAKLLAHGIAVEELTEPLTAEVESFAIEQVNKVGRAFQGHQQITLKGSAKPETLTFPAGAILVRTTQSLAPLAFYLLEAESDNGFVNWNFLDAYLEKGKTYPIYKLMKETPVVSKLK
- the glmM gene encoding phosphoglucosamine mutase produces the protein MGEFFGTDGIRGVAGQFPLDAPTVERIGYSLASELRALHGRAPQLVIGRDTRESGDWIEAAIGRGIAAAGGSVRAAGVITTPGVAYLTRVLNADAGVVISASHNPYQDNGIKVFAPTGRKLDDATEQAIERDLKADAASFPVMPLAIIETEPQLREQYLAFLREEFGASVALHGMKLVVDCANGASSELAPRLFTALGAEVLAINAEPNGRNINLACGSLHPETLQARVKEAGAALGLAFDGDADRLLLVDEHGQLVDGDQMLFIVAEYLHAQDKLAGNRVVATVMSNLGLEVALRARGIELVRTSVGDKYVLEELLTNGGSLGGEQSGHLIFPELSLAGDGMLSALEVLRVIQATGKSLGTLAGGFTRFPQKTINVRVTSKPKLDTVPSIKAAMDAVNQALGDNGRLLVRYSGTENLVRVMVEAADADVVQRHAEAVAAVIQTEIG
- a CDS encoding DUF2752 domain-containing protein, with product MNETHSVNSLPFDCVWQAVPARPFSRADQIQYGVVIAIATATLGLARYLHPSARGFGTHEQLGLPACTFLTLTGIPCPSCGLTTSFAYAAHWQWLHSFVAQPFGFLAFCLTALSIPLAFYLLYRRVVWEQLLHARATNRTIYALLVIYLLSWCYKIYVMTS
- a CDS encoding zinc ribbon domain-containing protein, whose protein sequence is MFCPKCGLNQGERRFCTVCGTNLAAVSQSLQGALPVNPAPPGITPTGHLPHHQPYLPHPNISYELERQREYAKGMKMLLVGGAFLAYNILKFILSFGHSGLGFFGFVGLLLFAIGLSKVLSWRHLVNTTNHGAYTVPAPQPEFIPTPAPTSNTAQLNQTPKPVFSALPPGTRTDELEPVRRTNNGAVPVSNFAPSVTEDDTRHLPNQQAAQKTNWKME